A segment of the Corynebacterium resistens DSM 45100 genome:
TCGCCCAAGCCACGCAGACGACGGGTCGGTGCGATCTCCAACTGGTTCATGATTTCCTCGGCCTTGACCTTGCCAACCTTAGGCAGGGAAACCAACAGGGAGTGAACCTTCATCTTGCCCAGGATCGGGTCAGTCTCAGCGTCCTTGAGCACCTGCTTCAGGTCGGTAGCGCCACGCTTCAGCTTCTCGCGAAGTTCTGCACGAACCTTGCGGGCCTCAGCAGCCTTCTTGAGTGCTTCTGCGCGCTGCTCCGGGGTCAACTGGGGAAGTGCCACGGGATCCTCCGTCTTTCTTGTTTTTCTCGTTGTCGATTGGGTTATTCAAGTTTGTCTCATGGTGTGTGATCCCGCTTGCGAAATCACACTTGCCGAAGAGGATACGACCGCACCCTCCGGCTTCCTTCGTACCGTTTCGGCGCCGCTCATTACTTCTGAGCGAGGCCAGTCATATCGGTCGAAGTCACCGTGTTCGAACCATCTCCGACGGTGAGTTATCGAAGGCAAAGGTGGATACTAGGTTATTAAAACCATCTCTGCCAACCGACACACCTTAAATGACTGTAGATCACTCGCGCTCTTTGGGGGCCTTGTTTTCACCAACAAACCATCAAAGTCGCGATGCATCAGAGCTGTGTGCGAAACGACGAATGAAAGTTTAGCACGGGTTTGCGCTGCTAAACCAACATCTCACGCGTGACTTTAGCCACCGCGGCACCAAGTTCACCCACGTCCGGACCGGCCCGCAGGATTCCACGGGATACATTCGGACTCACCAAATGCGCCGCCCTACCCGCGATTCGCCTGACGTCATCCATCGTCCCGCCTTGGGCACCCACACCAGGCATGAGCACCATCCCACCTACTTCATCCAAGCACGGCGGCGCGGCTACAGTTGCGCCCACAACCACACCTAAGTTGCCGGCTGATGTCCCATAGTTGGCATTCCGCGCAGCAACGCGGTTTACGATGTCTTGAGCCAAGGTAACGGGTATCCGCTCCCCTTTTGCTCCAGCATCTTCTCTTTGCGACGCCACATTCTGCTCGCCAGCACTTTCTGCGGGAATCACAGCCCGCTGCACCGCTGGTGCCTCGGGATTGCTTGTCGCTGCGAGAACGATCACACCCGCACCGTTCGCATCGGCGAGTTCAATCACTGGCTGCAATGAATCAAACCCCAGCCACGGTGAAACCGTAACGGCGTCTGCACATAGCGGAGAGTCGCTATCAACCCAAGCGCGGGCGTAACCCGCCATGGTGCTGCCAATGTCCCCCCGTTTGGCGTCGGCGATAACAAGAACACCGTGGCGCCGCAGCTCAGCGATGGTTTCCTCCAGCACCGCGAACCCAGCGGAGCCGAAGGCCTCATAGAAGGCAATCTGTGGCTTGACGACACAGGCTACGGGGGCAAAGGCCTCCACACAGATCCTGCTGAACTCGCGCAAACCGTCAATCGAGATGGGCAAATCCCAATCACTCAACAGCTGTTCATGAGGGTCAATCCCCACGCACAGCTGCCCAAACTGTTCGGCGCGTTCCAAAAACCTTTCGCCGAAGGTTTGGGGAGCTAGGCGCCTGGAGGTCGGGCTTATCATGCGTGCTCCACGTCTTGGATGGCATACACACCTGGTTCGGCACGCAAGCGGGCTTCAATGCCCTGCACGGCAGCAACAATGCCCTGCACGGTGGTTACGCATGGCACACCGTAATTCACTGTTGCAGAACGGATCTCGTAACCATCGCTACGCGCGTGGTCAGAGCCAGCTGGGGTGTTGATGACCAAGTCCACTTCTCCGTCACGGATGTAGTCGACCACGGTGCGCACTTCGCTTTCAGCTTCACCATTGCTGCGTTGCGCATTGTCTTCACCATCGGTGGCCAAGAACTGATCAACTTCCGTCACCTTTGCCACCGTGGAGCAGTCCACACCGTTGCGGCGCAGCATCTCGGCGGTTCCAGTTGTGGCTAGGATTTCAAAGCCCAGGGTTGCCAAGCGCTGAATCGGCAGCAACAGCGTTCGCTTGTCACGGTTCGCTACGGAAACAAAGACCTTGCCCGATGTCGGCAACTCACCGAAAGCGGCCAGCTGACTCTTCGCGTAGGCGATTCCAAATTCGCGATCCAGTCCCATAACCTCGCCAGTGGACTTCATCTCAGGGCTCAATAGTGAGTCCATCACACGGCCATGTGGAGTGCGGAAACGGTTGAACGGCATGACGGCTTCCTTCACCGCAATGAGGTGACCCAATGGCAAGGAACCTCCATCACGGTCCTTGGGCAGCATGCCCTCATCCAACAGTTCTTCGATAGTGGCACCCAACATAATTCGGGAAGCGGCCTTGGCTAAACCAACCCCGGTTGCCTTTGAAACAAAAGGCACGGTTCGGGATGCGCGCGGGTTGGCTTCGATTACGTAGAGAGTGTCGTCCTTGAGTGCATACTGCACATTCATCAATCCCTTGACACCGATGCCGTGCGCAAGCGCGGTGGTGTAACGACGGACCTCTTCAATGTCGCGCTTACTCAACGTCACTGGAGGGAGGGCACATGCGGAGTCTCCGGAGTGGATACCTGCTTCCTCGATGTGCTCCATCACTCCCGCAAGGTAAACATTCTCGCCATCGCACAACGCATCGACATCGATCTCAATCGCAGAGTCTAGGAACCGATCCACCAACACTGGGTGATCAGCCGTGATTTCGGTGGCACGGGAAATGTAATCCTCGAGGCTGGATTCGTCATAGACGATCTCCATTCCACGACCACCCAGAACGTAGGACGGGCGCACCAAAACCGGATAGCCGATACGAGCAGCCACATCTCGTGCTTCCTCAAAGCTAGTCGCGGTGCCATACTCAGGCGCCGGCAACCCTGCGCGGCCTAGAACCTTTCCGAACTCACCGCGGTCCTCTGCGAGGTTGATGGCTTCTGGGCTTGTCCCGACGATTGGCACGCCAGCGTCGGCCAGTCGTTGTGCTAGCCCCAGTGGAGTTTGCCCACCAAGTTGAACGATCACACCTGCGATCTCGCCCGATTGTGCTTCAGCGTGGTAAACCTCCATGACATCTTCGAAGGTCAATGGCTCAAAGTACAGGCGATCGGCCGTGTCATAGTCGGTGGAAACAGTCTCAGGGTTGCAGTTGACCATTACGGTCTCATACCCTACCCGGGATAACTCGAGGGCAGCGTGCACACAGGAATAATCGAACTCGATACCTTGGCCGATACGGTTTGGGCCGGAGCCGAGGATCAGAACTTTCTTCTTATCCTTCTGCTCGGCCACTTCAGACTCCGCAGCCGGATCCAGCTCATAGGATGAGTAGTGGTAAGGGGTCTTTGCTTCAAACTCGGCCGCACACGTGTCCACAGTCTTAAATACCGGGCGGATGCCAAGGGACCAGCGCAAAGAGCGGACTCCGTCTTCGCCTGCGAGCTCTGGGCGGAGGGCGGCAATCTGACGATCAGAGAGGCCATAGTATTTAGCCTCGCGGAGGAGTTCTTCGGTGAGCACGGGGGCGTCGACCAATTCCTGTCGGAAATCAATCAGAGCCTTCACCTCGTGCAGGAACCATGGGTCGATGCCGGAGGCCTTGTACACCTCGTCGATGGTGGCGCCGAGGCGCAAGGCCAGCTCGACATCATACATGCGCCCTTCGGTAGGACGTTGTAGGTCCTCGAGAATGGCGTCCTTATCCGTGGCGCGTTCGCCTGCGAAGTACTCGTCTGTGGTCGTCCAGAATCCCGATTGCTTGGTTTCCAAGGAGCGCATGACCTTGTTCAAGCCGGTGATGTAATTGCGTCCGACCGCCATGGCCTCACCCACGGACTTCATGGTGGTGGTCAAGGTATCATCGGCACCGGGGAACTTCTCGAAGGCAAAGCGCGGAGCCTTGACGATTACGTAGTCGAGGGTGGGCTCGAAAGCGGCGGGCGTGACCTCGGTAATGTCATTGCGAACTTCATCCAACGTGTAGCCAATCGCCAACTTAGCAGCGAGCTTCGCGATGGGGAATCCCGTGGCCTTGGAGGCAAGAGCCGAGGAACGGGAAACGCGCGGATTCATCTCAATGGTGATGATGCGGCCATCCCTCGGGTTAACCGCGAACTGAATATTGCAACCGCCCGTATCCACACCGACCTCGCGAAGAATGGCGATGCCTTGATCACGCATTACTTGGTACTCGCGATCAGTCAAGGTCATGGATGGCGCAACGGTGACCGAATCGCCAGTGTGCACGCCCAGCGCATCAACGTTTTCAATGGAACAGACAACGACTACGTTGTCCTTTCCGTCGCGCATGAGCTCGAGCTCGAACTCCTTCCACCCCAGAATGGATTCCTCGATGAGGACATTAGCTTCAGGAGATGCGGCTAGGCCTCCGCCGGCAATACGCTCGAGGTCTTCCTCGGTGAAAGCCAGACCGGAACCGAGGCCACCCATCGTGAAGGATGGGCGGACAACAACAGGCAGCCCCAGCTCTGCGACAGCTTCGTGCACCTCGTCCATGTTGTGGCACACGCGGGAGCGGGCGGAAGCACCACCGATCTTCTCAACGATGTCCTTAAACTTCTGACGGTCTTCACCGCGCTCAATGGCGTCGATATCAGCACCGATGAGCTCTACACCGTACTTATCGAGAATGCCTAAGCGGTCCAACTGAATGGCCGCATTGAGAGCGGTCTGGCCACCCAAAGTTGCGAGAACTGCGTCGACCTTATGGCCAGCATCCTGCTCAGCCTGGAAAATCTTCTCGATGTACTCCGGCTGAATTGGCTCGATATAGGTGTGATCCGCGAACTCCGGATCGGTCATGATGGTCGCTGGATTGGAGTTGATCAGCGTTACCCGCAGACCTTCTTCCTTCAGCACGCGACATGCTTGAGTACCGGAGTAGTCGAACTCGCAGGCCTGACCAATGACGATGGGGCCAGAACCGATGACGAGAACGTGGTTAATGTCTTCACGACGTGGCATAGGGTTTCCTTAAAACTATGTGCTTTTGAGCTGGTTATTAGGGTTAAAGCCGTTGTGCTAGGCGACCGCTATGGTCGCCTGCTTCTCTAGGCCTTATCCAACATCTCGAAGAACTGATCAAACAGCGGATTCGCATCGTGCGGGCCTGCTGCGGATTCGGGGTGGTACTGCACGGAGAACGCGGACCCATCGAGCAAAGCCACGCCTTCGACCACATCATCGTTCAAACACGTATGAGTGACCTGAGCCTCACCATAGGGAGTATCGAATTTCTCCCCTGGCTTACCCCTCAGCGCAAAACCGTGATTCTGCGCGGTGATATCGATTCGGCCCGTGACGTGGTTGATGACGGGCACATTCACGCCGCGGTGACCAAACTTCAACTTGTAGGTCTCCATGCCTAATGCACGGCCAAGAATCTGGTTTCCAAAGCAAATACCGAAGAAAGGGATCTTCGCTTCCAGTACCTTTTTGACCTCTGCCACGGTGGCATCAGCTGTGGCGGGGTCACCGGGGCCATTGGAAACAAACACACCGGTCGCACAGTGTTCTGTCATGAGTTCCTGTACGCGTTCAAACTTCGTGTCGTGGGGAACGACAACTGTACGTACCCCGCGCTTAGAGAACTCCCGCGGGGTGTTGGTCTTGATCCCCATGTCGTAAGCGATGACGGTGTAACGGGGTTCACCATCTGGCTCCACAATATAAACCTCATCGGTGGATACATCGCCGGCGAGGTCAGCGCCTTCCATCGATTCTTGGGCCTTGACCTGACTAATCATGTCCTCGTCGCTGGCCAGCGCGGCGTCACCGGAAAAAATTCCCGCAGCGACCGAGCCCTTGTCACGAAGGTGACGAACGATGGCGCGGGTGTCCACCCCCTTGATGCCAATGACGTTCTGAGCAGCCATCTCCTCTTCCAAGCTGCGGTTGGCCCGCCAGTTGCTAACCGTGTGGGACAGGTCGCGAATGACGAGGCCGGCGACCCAGATTTTGTCGTCGCGAGACTCCCCATCTTCATCATTCCAGCCAGTGTTGCCGATCTGCGGTGCGGTGGCGACAACAATTTGGCGGTGGTAACTCGGGTCGGTCATGGTCTCTTGGTAACCGGTCATGGCGGTGGTGAAGACCGCCTCGCCAAGGGTGGTGCCCTGAGCGCCGAAAGCGCGGCCGCGGAAGATCCGACCATCGGCCAGAACTAGGGCTGCTGGGGTGCGGGTCATGAGTGTCCTCTTTTCCTTGTGACTTTTTTGAGTTGTTGCGGTGTGCAGGCAGTGGTGCCGGTTCCTTGTTTCGACGCCACGCTGTTGCGCTTACTCGGTTACCGCTCGACCATCGCGGCAAGTGACCTTGCCACGCAGAATCGTGGTGCTAATTTTGACAGGCATATCCATGCCCTCGTACGGAGTGTTGCGAGATTTCGAGGCCATCTTCTCCCCCTCGGCTACCCACGAGGTGTTCGTATCCACCACGCACAGATTCGCGGGTTCCCCCACAGCAATGGGACGACCGTGCCCAGGAAGCTTCGTGATTTGTGCAGGGCGCTCAGACATCACGCGTGCGACGAACCGCCAATCTTGGTCGCCATTGAGAACGAAAATACGCGCGATGAGCGCCAAAGAAGTTTCGAGCCCCAGCATGCCGGGCCGAGCTTTATCGAACTCGCAGCACTTTTCTTCGGACCCATGGGGAGCGTGATCGGTAGCCACGCAATCGACGATGCCATCGATAAGTGCTTGGCGCAGGGCGAGAGTGTCGCGCTGTTCGCGTAGCGGAGGGTTCACGCGGTTTACCCCATCGAAGGTTTCAAGCCGTTCATCCGTGAGAATCAAGTGGTGGGGAGTGACCTCAGCAGTCAGAGGAATATCCTGCGACTTCGCCCATTTAAGTAGCTCCACGGTGCCTTCGGTGGAGGCGTGGCAGATATGTACTCGACCGCCGTAATCGCGTGCCATGATCGCATCGCGAGCCACGATGGATTCTTCAGCAACACGTGGCCAGCCCCGCAGCCCAAGGCGAGCTGCGTTCTCACCCTCATGAGCCACGGCGCCTTCGGTGAGGCGTGGCTCCTCGCAGTGTTGTGCCAGCAAAACGTCTACGCCACGGGAATACTCAATAGCGCGGCGCATCAAACGTGGATCGTCGACACATTTTCCGTCATCGGAGAACATGCGCACTTTGGCATCGGAATCGGCCATCATCCCAAACTCAGTGAGTTCCTTGCCTTCGAGCCCCTTGGAAATGGAGCCGACGGGGTGTACATCACACAAGTTCGTCTTCTGACCCTTGTACCACACGGTCTCTGCCACGGTGGGGTTATCCATCACCGGTGCAGTATTGGCCATCGTAAACACAGCGGTGAATCCGCCTTGGGCTGCGGAGGCAGAACCGGTGGCCACGGTCTCAGTGTCTTCTCGGCCCGGTTCGCGGAGGTGAACATGCATATCGACGAGCCCGGGAAGCAAGATCTGCCCATCTAGGTCCAGTACCTCTGCTTCGCTGGCTGCATGTGCTGAAGCTTCGGGACCAATCTCGGCGATGAGGCCGTCCCGAACTAGGACATCAGTCGGTTCGCCCTCCCCGTAGACCAATATGCCGCGCAGAACTAGCTCATTTTCCGGCCCAGCTGGTGCTGGTGCAAGATCTCCGGTGGCTGGGTATGCGTGGTCGTCGAGGTAGGCGGCGGAAGGTGATTTGTCGTTGTTGGTCATGGCATTAATCTCCTTGATACTTCCTAGAAATTCCTACCCCGGCTACGCACGCTGTCCGCGGGGCGAGTTGACGTCAGTACCCTCTGCGACATCGGTACCGACCAGCAGTTGGAAAAGGACAGCCATACGCACCTGCACGCCGGCAGTCACCTGGTCCAGAACTACGGTACGTGGATCATCGGCAACCTCGTCGTTGATTTCCATGCCACGCAGCATTGGGCCAGGATGCATGACGATGGAGTTGGCTTTCAGACGGGCGAGGCGCGCTTTGCTCATGCCAAAGCGGGTCGCATACTCGCGGTGCGATGGGAAAAAACCGCCGTTCATTCGTTCGGCTTGCACGCGCAGCATCATGACCGCATCCGCGCCAGCGAGCTCCGCATCCATGTTGTGGGAGATCCGGACCTGGTGGCCATCCATTCCCCATTTCTCCACACCAAACGGCAACAGCGTAGGGGGCGCAACGAATGTCACGTCCGCACCCAATCGGGTCAGCAATTGTGCGTTGGATCTAGCCACGCGAGAGTGCATGATGTCGCCGACGATGACGATGTGTTTGCCCTCGATATCTCCAATGTGCCGGCGCATCGTGACAGCATCTAGCAGCGCTTGGGTCGGGTGCTGATTAGACCCGTCACCTGCGTTGATAATGGCGGTATCGCCCAGCCAATTCGCAACTTGTCGTGCCGCGCCAGACGAGGGGTGGCGAATAATGATGGCATCGGCACCAACAGCCTGCAGGGTCAGCGCCGTATCCTTTAACGACTCCCCCTTCTTCACACTGGATCCGGACGCCGAAACGTTGATGACGTCTGCGCTCATCCACTTGCCTGCGGTCTCAAAAGATGATCGAGTCCGTGTTGAGTTCTCATAGAACATCGTGAAGACGGTGCGTCCCCGTAGCGTAGGTAGCTTCTTTAGCTCCCGGCCATCCAACACTTCGGCGAAACGATCCGCTTCATCCAGCAATCCCACAATCTCTTCGCGGTTGAGGTCCGCAATACTAATGAGGTGTTGCATGTGCGCCTACTTCCCTACCTTTTCTTCGCTCGACGCCGCGGGCTTGTGCAACTCCACAAGATCTTGGCCATCGAGTTCCGCGAGACTGACAGTGATATCTTCCGTGGTCGAGGTGGGAATGTTCTTGCCCACATAGTCAGCGCGAATCGGTAATTGACGGTGGCCTCGGTCAACAAGCACAGCGACTTGAACCATGTCCGCTCGACCTAGGTCACGAAGGGCGTCAAGGGCGGCTCGGATGGACCGGCCAGAGTAGAGAACATCGTCGACGAGCACAACGGTCGTCCCGTCAATGCCCTCCGATGGAATGTTGGTGGGTTTGAGTGCGCGGTGAGCTTTTGTCCGCAAGTCGTCACGGTACAGCGTGATATCGAGTGAACCGTGGAAAACCTTAACTCCAGAGAATGCGGTGATACGTTCCGCGAGGCGCTCGGCTAGCGGAACACCCCCCGATGGAATTCCCAAAAGCACAACGCGGTTACTGCCCTCACTATCAAGAGCAGTCTTTTCAATGATTTGGTGCGCGATTCTCGCGACAGTTCGCGCCACATCTGCCTCGTCCAGCAAGACAGTGGTGGTGCTAGCATCTGCCGTGTTCATCGTGACCTCCTTTCCCGCCTCTCTGTGCGGTCCGTTAAAGGATGTCCAATTACGGTTTTAAACCTTAGCACGGCTGTGCTTGTTTAGAAGTGGTACTACCCCGACGTGGAGTCAGAATCACCTTCAACAGGCTTTCGATCTGCAGCCTGTGAGTCTTCAGACACCACGTTGCCGATGAGAGCATCTAGTTCAGCGTCCTCAGCAGCTTCGGTAGCCACTTCAGTAGTGTCCGCTTTGGCCGCGGCGGCGTCGGCCAATTTCAAGTCGGCGGCACGGGACACGCCGTCCAGAACGGCATTCACGTATGCAGGGGCTTTGTCATGTGAGTACTGCGCGGCCAACTCGATCCCCTCGGTCATAGCGACCTGATTGGGGACTTCGTCGTTAAACAGCAATTCCCACGCAGCCACGCGCAACACCGCACGATCAACCGCCGGCAGGCGGTCAAGGCGCCACTCGCTAGCAAGATTCATGGAGATTGCATCGTCGATTGCGTCAAGGTTAGTGGCAGTGCCTTCCACGATGGTTGCCGTGTACTCCGGGACAGGCTTAACGGCATTGGCTGGATCCTTTGCAAGCTCCACCCTCTCCTCGACGATCTTTACAGGGTCGAGGTCGCGGAACTCTGCTTCAAAAATGATATCCACTGCGCGCCGGCGAGCTTTGAATCGACTGCCGTGCCGCCTGTAGTTGATTATGTCTTCGCTCACAGTGGGTAATAATCACTTTCCGCTGATCGAACTGATGAAATAAAAAGCATACCCGCAACCTCTGAATTTGCCGCGCTCTCGGCTGCGGGTCTAATGAGCAAAACTAGTTGCTCACGCGGGACAGGTAGGAGCCATCGCGTGTATCGACGCGAACGACATTGCCGGTCTCGAGGAACAATGGGACCTGAATCTCAGCGCCCGTCTCCAAGGTTGCGGGCTTAGTGCCGCCAGTAGAGCGATCGCCCTGCAGACCAGGATCAGTGTGCTCGATGCGCAGATCAACCGAAACAGGGAGCTCGGCGAATAGTGCCTCACCTTCGTGGAAGGAAACCTGCACGGTGGTGTTTTCCAGCAGGAAGCGGGCCCCGTCACCCATCAGGTGTGGTGGCAGCTCAATCTGTTCGAAGTCCTTTTCGTCCATGAGGACGTAATTGGTGCCGTCGTTGTACAGGTAGGTCATGTCACGGCGGTCAACGTTGGCGGTTTCCACCTTAACGCCAGCGTTGAAGGTCTTATCAACAGTCTTGCCAGAGAGAATTTCCTTCAGCTTCGTGCGAACGAATGCTGGCCCCTTACCCGGCTTAACGTGCTGGAACTCAATAATCTGCACCAGCTTGTTATCGAGCTTGAGAACCATGCCATTCTTAAAATCCGCGGTAGTTGCCACGTGCTTAACTCCTCAATTTCTAAATCAGCGATTACGAAAACAAATCACAATCGCATTAGTTGAACGGTGACGTATTCTATCACTTCGACGCCACGCGCTAGACGACCACCAATTCCGTGGGCGAGGCATTGCAGCTGATATGGCCGTCTTTGGTCACCACGTAGGTGTTTTCAATGCGCAAGCCCGTCTTGCCGGGCAGGTAGATACCGGGTTCCACGGTGATCGTCATGCCTTCTTCAAGTATAGATCCCTCATCGACACCAGCAGCAGCCCTTGGCGCCTCGTGTACATCGAGTCCCACACCGTGCCCAGTGGAGTGCACGAAGTACTCTCCATATCCCGCCTCGGTGATCAAGTCCCTACATGCCGCATCAACTGCACGAAGGCTCGTTCCGGGGCGCACCGTAGCCTCCCCAGCCTTCTGTGCCCGATAGACGATGTCATAAATTTCTCGGGCTAATTGATCGGGCTCGCCTACGCAGACTGCTCGGGTCTGGTCCGAGGCATAACCGTCCAGATAAATGCCGAAATCTACAGTTACCAACCCCGGAACGATTTTATCCTTCGAGACCCCCGCATGGGGCTTCGCCCCGTTGGCGCCGCTCGCTAGAATCGTATCGAAACTCAGTGCAGCAGCGCCGGCCAGTCGAAGTCTATTTTCTAAATCAGCAGCGGCTTCAATTTCCGTCAAGCCTTCACGAATACCGCCTTCGGCAATAAACTGCGTCCACACCGAATCTGCCAATTCACCGGCAGCTAGAAGGGCACGCACTTCCCGTTCATCTTTGACGAGGCGTTCTGTCTCCACAGCCTCCGCGAGCACATTTGGATCACCGAGTTGGCGTGCGCTGCCCACGGGCAAGCTGGGTTCCACTGCGAACCCCGCGCTGCCCGCAATGTCTTTCATCAGTGGTAGTAGTCGATTCTCCACGCGGATATCGATATTCTCTGGAGCTCCGGTTTCAAGACGAATCTGGGTATCGTAACGACCATCGGTGCCGAGCACGGAAGTTCCATCAGCACGCAAAAGTAAGACAGCATTTGAGCCACTAAAACCGGTGAGATACTGCACATTCTTTAAATCGGTAACTAGCAAGGCGGCTTCGTCTGCCGAACGAATACGCTCCGCGACCCTCTGTCGTCGTGAGTCGTAATTTGCAATTGCTTCTGGGGAAAGTGTGTCGGCCATTATTTAATTCCTTCCTCACGTGGGTTTCGCTTAGCAAAGCAAATCGATGAAAGCTATCCTAGGACGATTTCGAAGCTATCCTACGACGGTTGCACTCAAATTTTTCATTCTCCAACCAACTACGCGAAATAACTCTCCAACCAACTACGCGAAATAACGCAGCGCTGCGAGGTAGCCGTAGATGCCCAACCCACAAATCACTCCTTTAGCAATCGGGCTGAGGTAACTGTGATGTCTAAACTCCTCGCGCGCATGCACGTTAGAAATATGCACTTCAACGAATCCTTCCCCCTCTGCGATTTCGGCTAGTGAATCGCGCAGTGCTACGGAAGTGTGTGTAAATCCACCGGGGTTGATGATGACCGCATGCCCATCATCAGCCGCCCGGTGGATCCTGTCGATTAGCTCACCCTCTAGG
Coding sequences within it:
- the efp gene encoding elongation factor P, with translation MATTADFKNGMVLKLDNKLVQIIEFQHVKPGKGPAFVRTKLKEILSGKTVDKTFNAGVKVETANVDRRDMTYLYNDGTNYVLMDEKDFEQIELPPHLMGDGARFLLENTTVQVSFHEGEALFAELPVSVDLRIEHTDPGLQGDRSTGGTKPATLETGAEIQVPLFLETGNVVRVDTRDGSYLSRVSN
- a CDS encoding M24 family metallopeptidase; this translates as MADTLSPEAIANYDSRRQRVAERIRSADEAALLVTDLKNVQYLTGFSGSNAVLLLRADGTSVLGTDGRYDTQIRLETGAPENIDIRVENRLLPLMKDIAGSAGFAVEPSLPVGSARQLGDPNVLAEAVETERLVKDEREVRALLAAGELADSVWTQFIAEGGIREGLTEIEAAADLENRLRLAGAAALSFDTILASGANGAKPHAGVSKDKIVPGLVTVDFGIYLDGYASDQTRAVCVGEPDQLAREIYDIVYRAQKAGEATVRPGTSLRAVDAACRDLITEAGYGEYFVHSTGHGVGLDVHEAPRAAAGVDEGSILEEGMTITVEPGIYLPGKTGLRIENTYVVTKDGHISCNASPTELVVV
- the aroQ gene encoding type II 3-dehydroquinate dehydratase; its protein translation is MATLSTNPTSVVVINGPNLNRLGKRQPEVYGSTTLSDVEALLANEADRLGLVVDFFQSNLEGELIDRIHRAADDGHAVIINPGGFTHTSVALRDSLAEIAEGEGFVEVHISNVHAREEFRHHSYLSPIAKGVICGLGIYGYLAALRYFA